In the Sulfitobacter pacificus genome, one interval contains:
- a CDS encoding Lrp/AsnC family transcriptional regulator, whose amino-acid sequence MDDLDNRIIAALRHDARMPLSDLAHALDTSRTTLRARIARLQERGEIVGFTVLTRADVMRDPVRGLMMIGIEGRGTERITRQLAGFAEVRAVHSTNGRWDVIVEIGTATLEAFDAVLTRIRRLDGIVASETNLLLKTRKAG is encoded by the coding sequence ATGGACGATTTGGACAATCGCATTATCGCTGCCCTGCGTCACGACGCACGGATGCCGCTGTCGGATCTGGCACATGCGCTTGATACCTCGCGCACGACGCTGCGGGCGCGGATTGCACGGCTGCAGGAACGGGGCGAGATTGTTGGTTTCACGGTGCTGACCCGGGCAGATGTGATGCGCGATCCGGTGCGCGGATTGATGATGATCGGGATCGAGGGGCGCGGCACGGAACGGATCACCCGCCAGCTGGCAGGTTTTGCCGAGGTGCGGGCGGTGCATTCAACCAACGGACGCTGGGATGTGATTGTCGAAATCGGCACCGCCACGCTGGAAGCCTTTGATGCGGTGCTGACACGGATCAGGCGGCTGGACGGGATTGTTGCCAGCGAAACCAACCTGCTGCTCAAAACCCGAAAGGCGGGTTAG
- a CDS encoding cadherin-like domain-containing protein → MIRKLDFNAFAAGTVIDDEYQATDGVLVSAVGGSGQAMTFDTNNPTGDDTDLASDTLDGVLIISEDGDSSDPDDNDAGGSIFFDFESPSLIKELTFKDIEETEGEGTSMIFYDAEEVVIEEHFVQPTEDGGEHTVGLSVDGVSRLEVRFEGSGAVDNLVFDDKLPMDDGPTAIDDSGETDEDSAVIIDLRGNDTDPDDPREDLVIGDFVSADGTVSDLGDGTASFLPNPNFNGETSFTYTVTDPDGNSDTGEATVQVNPVNDAPVAVDDTDTTDLDTTVTVDLLANDSDVDGDALTVTEATVPATQGILFANGDGTFDFTPATGFIGDATISYTIADAEGLVDSAQHTVTVSTSDVAPVANPDTAETPEDTAITIDVLDNDTDPQDDPLTLTEATVPAEQGTVEIVENELLFTPAPDFSGPCTISYLVEDPEGNSAEGSVAVDVTPVNDDPVAADDTDTTPEETPITVDLLENDSDVDGDTLSVTAATVPPEQGSLLNNGDGTVTFTPAAAFTGPATISYAISDGNGGEDSAVHVVDVTPEVLAPPVANDDTAATDEDTAVIVDLRGNDTDPDNTLDELTLSDLLVDPAEGTVVDNGDGTVTFTPAADFNGDATITYTLTDPDGASDDAEAIVTVAPVNDAPVAGDDVMGTPYNTPIEDIDVLANDTDVDGDPLRLVSATSPDGTVLITPEGMLSFTPTEGFTGPAEITYTISDRPEGDPEGLSDVGTLVVNVAAPDTRDGIVAGTIGADVIDSEYLGDPDGDRVDSEDAIIPGQAPNDDIIRAGDGDDTVMAGLGDDNITGGEGDDSILGEDGNDTVDGGAGDDVINTSGPDLAPDRGYPDAPTDSLGFEGDDDTENDRDSVIGGAGNDTITTGDDRDTIIGGTGADVIDAGIDDDFIDGDEDDDRIVGGEGSDTIFGGAGDDTIYAGNDPDGIGDLLDIPDDVTAGAPFSPDRNPDNGRDVVQGGAGDDLVFGADDADSLVGGSGNDTIDGQIDDDTISGGSGDDSLLGGQGDDTIEGGTGEDTLEGGIGDDTLRGNRNDDILLGGAGDDVLDGGGDDDLLDGGEGDDDLQGGLGDDTLRGGAGEDTMTGGAGQDVFAAVGAGDEIDGGSGPVDLDTLDLRGSAPEGGGLEVIYTSDDREDGVVNYFDADGADAGQLVFEEIENVIPCFTPGTKIATPKGERLVQELKVGERVITRDNGIQEIRWVGARDMSGAELEKAPHLKPVLIRQGALGNDLPERDMMVSPNHRVLVANDKTALYFEEREVLVAAKHLTDLEGVDIVEVSQTTYIHVMFDQHEVILSDGAWTESFQPGDMSLAGIGKEQRQEILELFPELATTAGIEGYASARRSLKKHEAKLITE, encoded by the coding sequence ATGATCCGTAAACTTGATTTCAATGCATTTGCTGCCGGCACCGTTATTGATGACGAATATCAGGCAACGGATGGGGTGTTGGTTTCTGCGGTTGGCGGGTCAGGTCAGGCGATGACATTCGACACCAACAACCCCACCGGGGATGACACGGATCTGGCTTCCGATACGCTGGACGGGGTGTTGATCATTTCGGAAGATGGCGACAGCAGCGATCCCGACGATAATGACGCCGGGGGCAGCATCTTTTTCGACTTTGAGTCTCCCTCGCTGATCAAAGAACTGACTTTCAAGGATATCGAAGAGACCGAGGGTGAGGGCACATCCATGATCTTTTACGATGCGGAAGAGGTGGTGATTGAGGAACATTTCGTGCAGCCAACCGAGGATGGTGGCGAACACACCGTTGGTTTGTCGGTAGATGGCGTGTCCCGCTTGGAGGTCCGTTTTGAAGGGTCCGGGGCGGTGGATAATCTGGTGTTTGACGACAAACTGCCAATGGATGATGGGCCGACGGCGATTGATGATAGCGGCGAAACCGATGAGGACAGCGCAGTGATCATTGATCTGCGCGGCAATGACACGGACCCTGATGATCCGCGCGAGGATCTGGTGATTGGTGATTTTGTGAGCGCTGATGGCACGGTAAGCGACCTGGGGGACGGCACGGCGTCCTTCCTGCCAAACCCGAATTTCAACGGCGAGACCAGCTTTACCTACACGGTGACGGATCCGGACGGGAATTCGGATACGGGCGAGGCCACAGTGCAGGTGAACCCGGTTAATGACGCACCCGTGGCCGTTGATGATACCGATACCACCGATTTGGATACAACGGTGACGGTTGATCTGCTGGCCAATGACAGCGATGTGGATGGCGATGCATTAACGGTGACAGAGGCGACGGTGCCGGCCACCCAAGGGATACTGTTCGCCAATGGTGATGGTACGTTTGATTTCACCCCTGCCACCGGTTTTATAGGTGATGCAACGATCAGCTATACCATCGCCGATGCAGAGGGGCTGGTGGACAGCGCGCAGCATACGGTCACTGTCAGCACCTCGGATGTGGCACCTGTGGCCAATCCCGACACCGCCGAAACGCCGGAAGACACGGCAATTACCATCGACGTTCTGGACAATGATACCGATCCGCAAGATGACCCGCTGACCCTCACCGAGGCCACCGTACCGGCAGAGCAGGGCACGGTCGAGATTGTCGAGAATGAACTGCTCTTCACCCCGGCGCCGGATTTCAGCGGCCCATGTACAATCTCCTACCTGGTCGAAGACCCTGAAGGAAACAGCGCCGAAGGCAGCGTCGCGGTTGATGTGACCCCGGTGAACGATGATCCGGTCGCTGCGGATGACACGGATACAACACCGGAAGAAACGCCGATCACGGTAGATCTGCTGGAAAATGACAGCGATGTGGATGGCGACACACTGTCCGTGACGGCCGCCACTGTGCCGCCAGAACAGGGCAGTCTGCTCAACAATGGCGATGGGACGGTGACTTTCACCCCCGCTGCGGCCTTCACTGGTCCGGCCACCATCAGCTATGCCATTTCTGACGGCAATGGCGGCGAGGATAGCGCGGTTCATGTGGTTGATGTCACCCCCGAGGTGCTCGCCCCGCCGGTGGCAAATGATGACACCGCCGCCACCGATGAAGATACTGCGGTGATCGTCGATCTGCGGGGCAATGATACCGACCCTGACAATACCCTGGATGAACTGACCCTTAGCGACCTGCTGGTTGATCCGGCAGAGGGCACTGTGGTGGACAATGGCGACGGCACGGTCACTTTTACACCAGCTGCTGATTTTAACGGCGATGCCACCATCACCTATACGCTGACCGATCCCGATGGGGCCTCCGATGATGCTGAGGCCATTGTCACAGTGGCCCCAGTAAATGACGCGCCGGTGGCGGGTGATGACGTTATGGGCACGCCCTATAACACCCCTATTGAAGATATCGACGTGCTTGCCAATGACACGGATGTTGACGGTGATCCGCTGCGCCTTGTCTCGGCAACCAGCCCTGATGGTACCGTGCTGATCACACCCGAAGGCATGCTCAGCTTTACCCCGACCGAAGGGTTTACCGGGCCGGCTGAAATTACCTATACCATTTCTGACCGCCCTGAAGGTGATCCGGAGGGGCTGAGCGATGTCGGCACGCTGGTGGTCAATGTGGCCGCACCAGACACGCGCGATGGCATTGTTGCTGGCACCATCGGTGCCGACGTGATTGATAGCGAATATCTGGGCGATCCTGACGGCGATCGTGTTGATAGTGAGGATGCGATCATTCCCGGTCAGGCACCGAACGACGATATCATCCGTGCCGGTGACGGCGATGATACGGTTATGGCCGGTCTGGGGGATGACAATATCACCGGCGGTGAAGGTGATGACAGTATCCTTGGTGAAGATGGCAATGACACGGTGGATGGCGGTGCAGGGGACGATGTGATCAACACCTCCGGTCCCGATCTGGCCCCCGACCGAGGCTATCCCGACGCGCCAACTGACAGTCTGGGCTTTGAAGGCGATGATGACACTGAGAACGACCGCGACTCCGTTATCGGCGGTGCGGGCAATGACACCATCACAACCGGAGACGACCGTGACACCATCATCGGTGGAACCGGGGCAGATGTGATTGATGCCGGGATTGATGATGATTTCATCGACGGTGACGAAGATGATGACCGCATTGTTGGTGGTGAAGGCAGTGACACCATCTTTGGCGGGGCGGGGGATGATACCATCTATGCGGGCAATGACCCCGATGGCATCGGTGATCTGCTGGATATCCCGGATGACGTAACCGCAGGCGCGCCTTTCTCGCCGGATCGCAATCCCGACAATGGCCGTGATGTTGTTCAGGGCGGTGCGGGGGATGATCTGGTCTTTGGCGCGGATGATGCCGACAGCCTTGTCGGTGGCTCTGGTAACGACACCATTGACGGCCAGATTGACGATGACACCATCAGCGGCGGCTCGGGCGACGATTCATTGCTTGGCGGGCAGGGCGACGACACCATCGAAGGGGGCACCGGCGAAGACACGCTTGAGGGCGGCATCGGTGATGACACGCTGCGGGGCAACCGCAATGACGATATCCTGCTGGGTGGTGCCGGTGACGACGTGCTGGACGGCGGCGGGGATGATGACCTGCTGGACGGCGGCGAAGGTGATGATGATCTGCAAGGCGGGCTTGGGGATGATACCCTGCGCGGCGGCGCGGGTGAGGACACCATGACAGGGGGTGCTGGTCAGGATGTCTTTGCCGCCGTGGGCGCCGGTGATGAGATCGACGGTGGTTCCGGCCCGGTTGATCTTGACACGCTGGACCTGCGCGGCTCTGCCCCGGAGGGGGGAGGGCTTGAGGTTATCTATACCTCTGATGACCGTGAAGACGGGGTGGTCAATTACTTCGACGCAGATGGGGCAGACGCGGGTCAGTTGGTGTTCGAAGAGATCGAAAATGTCATCCCCTGTTTCACGCCGGGCACCAAGATCGCCACACCAAAAGGCGAACGTCTGGTACAAGAGCTCAAAGTTGGTGAACGTGTCATCACCCGGGACAACGGCATTCAGGAAATCCGCTGGGTTGGCGCGCGCGATATGTCCGGGGCCGAGCTGGAAAAAGCGCCGCATCTCAAACCAGTGCTGATCCGTCAGGGTGCACTTGGTAACGATCTGCCGGAACGTGATATGATGGTTTCGCCCAACCACCGGGTGCTGGTGGCCAATGACAAGACCGCGCTTTATTTTGAAGAGCGCGAGGTTTTGGTCGCGGCCAAACATCTGACCGATCTGGAGGGCGTGGACATCGTGGAGGTGTCCCAGACAACCTATATCCACGTGATGTTTGACCAACATGAGGTGATCCTGTCCGACGGCGCATGGACCGAAAGTTTCCAGCCCGGCGACATGTCATTGGCCGGCATCGGCAAGGAACAGCGTCAGGAAATTCTGGAACTTTTCCCGGAACTGGCCACCACGGCCGGTATCGAAGGGTATGCATCGGCCCGCCGGTCGCTGAAAAAGCATGAGGCCAAGCTGATTACAGAGTAA
- a CDS encoding YqaA family protein, translating into MLKRLYDWTLGLAQHPHALWALAIVAFAESSFFPIPPDIIMIPMIIARPNRAFVIAGVALVASVLGGLLGYAIGAFAYETIGQPMLASLGKAEAMEAFAERFNGVGFWAVLAAGVTPFPYKVITIMSGWTAMPLGTFIVTSILARGLRFFIVALLLWKFGAPIRDFIEKRLGLMFTLFVILLVAGFAVVKLI; encoded by the coding sequence ATGTTAAAACGCCTTTACGACTGGACCCTTGGCCTTGCCCAACACCCCCATGCCCTCTGGGCGCTGGCGATTGTGGCTTTTGCGGAAAGTTCGTTTTTCCCGATCCCGCCGGATATCATCATGATTCCGATGATCATCGCCCGACCCAACCGCGCCTTTGTGATTGCCGGTGTGGCGCTGGTTGCATCGGTGCTGGGCGGGTTGCTGGGCTATGCCATCGGGGCCTTTGCCTATGAAACCATCGGTCAGCCCATGCTGGCTTCGCTGGGCAAGGCCGAGGCGATGGAGGCCTTTGCCGAACGGTTCAATGGTGTGGGTTTCTGGGCGGTGCTGGCGGCAGGGGTCACCCCCTTTCCCTATAAGGTCATCACGATCATGTCCGGCTGGACCGCGATGCCCTTGGGGACGTTTATCGTCACCTCGATCCTTGCGCGGGGCTTGCGGTTCTTTATCGTCGCGCTGCTCCTGTGGAAATTTGGTGCCCCGATCCGTGACTTCATTGAAAAACGTCTGGGCCTGATGTTCACCCTGTTTGTTATCCTGCTGGTGGCAGGATTTGCTGTGGTAAAGCTGATATGA
- a CDS encoding disulfide bond formation protein B: MTRKTLILIATFGSAALLLGAFGFQHIGGLAPCKMCLWQRWPHAAAILIGVAALMGGPRLLAWLGALATAITGAIGAYHAGVEWGWWPGPTSCSGGGADLGAMDGGALLSLDTPTGVVMCDEIVWQLFGLSMAGWNAVFAFALTAVWIMAARRA, translated from the coding sequence ATGACACGTAAGACGCTGATTTTAATCGCCACCTTCGGTTCCGCTGCGCTGTTGCTGGGGGCCTTCGGGTTCCAGCACATCGGCGGTCTGGCCCCGTGCAAAATGTGCCTGTGGCAACGCTGGCCCCATGCTGCGGCAATCCTGATCGGTGTTGCGGCCCTGATGGGCGGGCCGCGTTTGCTGGCATGGCTGGGGGCCCTGGCCACAGCGATCACTGGCGCAATCGGGGCGTATCATGCAGGTGTCGAATGGGGCTGGTGGCCCGGTCCGACCTCTTGCAGCGGCGGCGGTGCCGACCTTGGCGCGATGGATGGCGGCGCGCTATTGTCGCTGGACACACCCACCGGCGTTGTCATGTGCGACGAAATTGTCTGGCAGCTGTTTGGCTTGTCGATGGCCGGCTGGAACGCCGTCTTTGCCTTTGCGCTGACCGCTGTTTGGATCATGGCAGCACGGCGCGCCTAA
- the rocF gene encoding arginase, whose translation MSQSPCILIGCPLDSGKRRQGCLMGPDAYRTAGLAQALRDLGHPVEDRGNVRPAPFTAKDHPKIVALEETIAWTTALADASETAMPDGVPIFMGGDHALSLGTVLGAARHAKTVDRPLFVLWLDAHTDFHTPQTTDSGNLHGTPLGYVTGRDGFDGFPIVDTPVPQENIAIIGLRSVDAAERAALQDTDVTYVDMREIDETGIAKPLSAFLAKVAAANGLLHVSLDVDFLDPSVAPAVGTTVPGGATVREGHLVMEMLHDSGLMTSLDLVELNPFLDERGRTATLMVDLTASAFGRRVFDRPTRAY comes from the coding sequence ATGTCCCAGTCCCCTTGTATTCTGATCGGTTGTCCACTGGACAGTGGCAAGCGCCGCCAAGGCTGTTTAATGGGCCCTGACGCCTATCGCACTGCCGGTCTGGCGCAGGCGCTGCGCGATCTGGGTCATCCGGTTGAAGACCGTGGCAATGTCCGCCCTGCCCCTTTCACCGCCAAGGATCACCCCAAAATCGTCGCACTGGAAGAAACCATCGCCTGGACCACTGCCCTTGCCGATGCCTCCGAAACGGCGATGCCGGATGGTGTGCCGATCTTCATGGGGGGCGATCATGCATTGTCTCTGGGCACCGTTCTGGGTGCCGCGCGCCATGCCAAAACCGTTGATCGCCCATTGTTCGTGCTGTGGCTGGATGCACATACGGATTTCCACACACCACAAACGACGGACAGCGGCAACCTGCATGGCACGCCATTGGGCTATGTTACGGGCCGCGACGGGTTTGACGGCTTTCCAATTGTCGACACCCCCGTCCCGCAGGAAAACATCGCCATCATCGGCCTACGCTCTGTTGATGCGGCGGAACGCGCGGCGTTGCAGGACACGGATGTCACCTATGTTGACATGCGCGAGATTGACGAGACCGGTATTGCGAAACCGCTTTCCGCTTTTCTTGCCAAGGTCGCAGCCGCCAATGGCCTGTTGCATGTCTCCCTCGATGTGGATTTCCTTGACCCATCGGTTGCACCCGCAGTCGGCACCACGGTTCCCGGCGGTGCCACCGTCCGTGAAGGCCATCTGGTGATGGAGATGCTGCACGATTCAGGCTTGATGACTTCGCTTGATCTGGTTGAGCTGAACCCGTTTCTGGACGAGCGCGGCCGTACCGCAACCCTGATGGTCGACCTGACCGCATCGGCCTTTGGCCGCCGCGTCTTCGACCGCCCGACCCGCGCATATTAA
- a CDS encoding ornithine cyclodeaminase produces MTNLKPSSKALVPFVSVDHMMKLVHHVGIEEMLRGIADYIETDFKRWELFDKTPRVASHSESGVIELMPTSDGDVYGFKYVNGHPSNTADGLQTVTAFGLLADVASGYPVLLSEMTLLTALRTAATSALVARVLAPENAKVMAMIGNGTQSEFQSLAMKTIVGIEEVRLYDIDPAATAKCAENLAGMGLRVTSCKTAEESMEGAQIITTCTADKQYATILTDNMVGAGVHINAIGGDCPGKTELAPAILNRAEIFVEYPEQTRIEGEIQQMESDHPVTEFWEVLTGAAKGRTDDKQITLFDSVGFAIEDFSALRYVRDQIADTGLFHPLDLLADPDDPRDLFGMLQRAKP; encoded by the coding sequence ATGACAAACCTGAAACCTTCGTCCAAGGCGCTGGTGCCTTTTGTTTCTGTCGATCACATGATGAAACTGGTGCATCACGTTGGCATCGAAGAGATGTTGCGCGGCATTGCTGACTATATCGAGACCGATTTCAAACGTTGGGAGCTGTTTGACAAAACCCCGCGCGTGGCCAGCCATTCCGAAAGTGGCGTGATTGAACTGATGCCCACCTCAGATGGTGATGTATACGGGTTCAAATATGTGAACGGCCATCCGTCCAACACAGCGGACGGTTTACAGACGGTCACCGCCTTTGGTTTGCTGGCGGATGTGGCGTCAGGATACCCTGTGTTGCTCAGCGAGATGACCCTGCTGACCGCCCTGCGTACGGCGGCGACCTCTGCACTGGTCGCGCGGGTGCTGGCCCCGGAAAACGCCAAGGTCATGGCGATGATCGGCAATGGCACACAATCAGAATTCCAAAGCCTTGCGATGAAAACCATTGTTGGCATCGAAGAGGTGCGGCTCTATGATATCGACCCGGCGGCCACTGCCAAATGCGCTGAAAACCTTGCCGGGATGGGCCTGCGGGTGACCTCTTGCAAAACGGCAGAAGAGTCGATGGAAGGTGCGCAGATCATCACAACCTGCACCGCTGACAAGCAATATGCCACCATTCTGACTGACAACATGGTTGGCGCAGGGGTGCATATCAACGCCATTGGCGGCGATTGCCCCGGCAAGACGGAACTGGCCCCTGCCATTCTGAACCGCGCTGAAATCTTTGTGGAATATCCCGAACAAACCCGAATTGAGGGTGAGATTCAGCAGATGGAATCCGATCATCCGGTCACCGAATTCTGGGAGGTGCTGACCGGTGCTGCCAAAGGGCGGACCGATGACAAACAGATCACCCTGTTTGACAGTGTCGGCTTTGCGATCGAGGATTTCTCAGCGCTGCGTTACGTACGCGACCAGATTGCTGATACCGGGTTGTTCCACCCGCTGGACCTGCTGGCTGATCCTGATGATCCGCGCGACCTGTTCGGCATGTTGCAGCGGGCGAAACCCTAG